The stretch of DNA CGCGGCGGGGCCGAACACCTCCTCGCTGTCGGCCGGACAGCCTTCCGGCACGTCCACCAGTACCGTCGGCGGGTAGAACGCGCCCTCGCGGTCCATCGGCTCGCCGCCGGTCAGGACCTCCGCACCGGCGTCGACGCTCTCGCTGACCTGCTCGTGGAGGTCCTCGAGCAGTCCCTCGCGGGCCTGCGGGCCGACGTCGGTGTCCTCGTCCATCGGGTCGCCGACGGTCAGGGACTCCACCTCCTCGACGAACCGGTCGAGGAACTCGTCGTAGACGTCGGTGTGGACGACGAACCGCTTGGCGGCGATACAGGACTGGCCGCTGTTGAGGTTGCGCGCCCACGCACCGGTCTCCGCGGCGGCCGCGACGTCGGCGTCGTCGAGCACCACGAACGGGTCGCTGCCGCCGAGTTCCAGCACCGTCTTCTTCAGTTGCTCGCCGGCGGTCGAGGCCACCGACCGGCCGGCCGGGCCGCTGCCGGTCAGCGTCGCCGCCCGCACCCGGTCGTCCTCGAGAATCCCGTCGACGAGGTCCGAACCGACGAGCAGCGACTGGAACACGTCGTCCGGGTAGCCCGCCTCCTCGAACACCTCCTCGATGGCTATCGCACACTCGGGGACGTTCGAGGCGTGTTTCAGCAGGCCGACGTTGCCGGCGGTGAGGTAGGGCGCGGCGAAGCGGAACACCTGCCAGAACGGGAAGTTCCAGGGCATCACCGCCAGTACCGGGCCGAGCGGCTCGTAGACCGTCCGGACCTCGGCCTCGGGGGGACTGGGGTGGCCCTCCGGAGCGAGGTACTCGCTGGCGTGTTCGGCGTAGTGGTCACACGCCCACGCGCACTTCTCGACCTCGTCGCGGGCCTGGGAGATGGGCTTGCCCATCTCCCTCGTCATCGTCTCCGCGTAGTCGTCCCGGTTCTCCCGGAGGACCTCTGCGGCGTCGGCGAGCAACCCCGTCCGCTCCCGGAGCGGTCGGTCCCGCCAGTCCTCGAAGGCGTCGGCGGCCCCGTCGAGCGCGTCGTCGACGTCGCTCGCCGAGTGCTCCTCGTAGCTTTCGATCTGCTCGCCCGTGGCCGGGTTCGTCGCGTCCATAGTGACCGGTTCGACTGCGATCGGGATAAGCGCGGGCCTGGCAGTCACCGCGGGTCGAGAACGGGCCCCGTCGAGACTACTGGATCGTCGTGTGCTCGGACTCCTCGTCCAGGGCGAGGTTGGTCGCGATCTCGGCGTTCCGCACCGCGTACTCGGCGGTCTGCTGGAGACTGACCAGCACCTCGCGGACTTCGAGCAGGCTCTGGTTGTCCATCTCCGGGAGGTCGTCGAGGATGTCGTGTTCCTTGTCGCCGATGTCGTCGTACCGCTCCTTGACCGTGATGGCGGTGTCGTAGTCCCGGTCGACGGCGGCCTGGACCGCCAGCGCGGTGATCTCGTTGACCTCGTCGGTGAAGTCCCGGATGCGACGCATCGTCGAGCTGTCGACGTCCAGCGAGTGGTCGGTCGCCTCCAGCGCGATCTCCGCGATGTCCTCGGCGTTGTCGGCGGTGAGTTCGAGGTTCTTGGCGATGGAGCGGTAGCCGATGAGCGGGAACCCGTCCTGGAGGCCGACGGCGCGTGCGAGGTTGGGGTTCTGGTAGGCCGTGAAGATGAGGCGAAGCAGGAGCACGAAGATCTTGTTGGCCTGGCGCTCACGGTTCAGCGCCCGCTGTGCGAGGTCGGGGTTGCCGTGGGCCAGTGCCTTCACGGCCTCGTTTCGCATCGTCGACCCGGTCGACTCCAGCCGTTCCAGGAGATTGTCGAGCGTGAAGTCCTCCGGGTCGACGGAACACCGGATTGTGATGGTGTCGGGCGTCTCCTCGATGACGCCCAGCCCCATCAGCTGGGTCTCGGCGTTGTAGACCGCGTTGATGTGGTCGGACTCGAGGGTGCCGCCCTCCGGGGCTTCCACGTGGATGATCCGCCGGCCGAGGACGTACTGTGCGACGATGGCCCGCTCGACGGCGTCGGCGCTGAGGTCTTCGGCGTGGATGATTGCCTCGGACTCCTCGGTCTGGACGGACTCGGGCATCACCGTCAGCGTCCCCTTGCTCCCCATCCGCAGGGACACCTCGTCGCCCTTCTCGACGTCGTGTTCGCTGGCCCACTCCGCCGGCAGCGTCATCGCCAGCGTCGACGGCCCCAGTCGCTGGACTTTCCGCGTTTCCATACACCCTTTGTCGGACGGGACCGACCTTAATCTTGACTATACACCAATTATTACTCGAACGCGAATACAATCACGCGATCGGTCGGACGGTCCCTCGACGGGCGGTCACGCGACCACCTCGACCAGGCGGCGCTCGTAGCGGCCCACGCGGACCTTCGTCCAGCCCGCGAGTTCGGCGTCGAGGTCGGGATCGCCGGTGTCGACCCGCAGCGTTCCGACGTCGTCCAGTTTCGAGCGGGAGGCGACCACCTCGACCGTCGACCGGCGGATGACCGCCGGCGAGATCTGCTGATTGCCGCGGCCGAAGACGAACCCCTGGCCGCCGATCGGCGAGACGACGACGACGTTCTCCTCGCCCAGCGCGTCGAGGATCTCGGACTCGCCCGCGTCCCGGACCAACGGCTCGCCGTCGCGCCACACGTCGACGCCCAGCGCGGTGCCGTCGAACCCCAGTCGTTCTTTCACCGCTCCGACGGTGCTGCCCGGCCCGAGGACGTAGGTGACGCCCTCCCGGACGCTCTCGGCGACCCCCTCGGCGAGCGTCTCGACGGTGCCGCCGCCGAGCTGCTTCGCGGACTGGCGCTGGTCGGCGACGGGGACCGTGGCGACGGCCCGGAGTTCGGTGACGACCTCCCCGCCGCGGAAGGCGTCCTCGTCGACGTCGTTGACCTCCGCGGGCTCCGTCTCGGAGAACGTCGCGACGATGCGGCCGGCGGCCCGCGGCGAGACGCCGAACACGGAGGAGTACACCTTGACGCCCGCGGGGACGCCCAGCATCGGCGTCTCCGCGTCGAGGTCGTCCAGCGTCTCGGCCACGTCCGCGGCGGTGCCGTCGCCGCCGACGAACAGCACGACGTCGACGCCCCGGTCCACGAACGCGCGCACGGCCTCGCGGGTGTCCGCGCTCGTCGTCGCGTCGCGGTCCCCCGGCGCTCCCACCACCTCGGGGTCGAAGCCGGCGTCCCGGGCGACCGACTCGCCCATCGGATCGCCGTAGGTGACGATCGACACGTCCTCTCCGCTGTCGGCGACGGCACGGAGGGCCTCCCCGGCCCGGTCCGGTGCGCGCGGCTCCGCGCCCCGCTCGCGCGCCTCCGCGACCTTCCCGTCGGTCCCCTTCAGCCCCACGCGACCCCCCATCCCGGCGATGGGGTTGACGACGACACCGATCCGGCGCATAGCCGCCGTTGGACGGCCGGCGGCAAAAGCCACCCGGGAACGTGCCTTTCAAGCCACCGGCCACAGAAGCCCGGGGTATGTACCAACTACTCCAGGCCGGCGTCCAGACCGGGATCATCAACCTCGCCGGCGCGGTCCTGACCGTCGGAGGACTCGCGCTGACCGCGGCGTGGCTGCTCTACCTCTACCGCTGAGCGCCCGACGGCGGCCCGCGCCTCCGCTCACTCCTCGTCCGGCTGTTCGACCCGCTCGCGGAGCCACGCGGCCGCGTCCTCGGCCACCGTCTCGTCGGGGCTCTCGAACCGGACGGTGACGTGGTCGCCGGGGTAGCTCCCCACCTTCACCGGGAACCGCTCCTGGACGTCCGCGAGCCGGTCCAGCAGTGCGCTCTCCGGTTCGTCGGCGTCGACGGTGACGACGTGGGTCTGTTCGCCGCTGAACTCCTCGGCCACCGCCGCGAACATCCGCTTCATCTCCGCGGGGACGCCCGGTAGGACGTAGCAGTTCTCGACGACACAGCCGGGGGCGACCCCCTCGTGGTTCGGCAGGACGCGGCTCCCCTCGGGCACGTCGCCGGTGCCGTCGGTCAGGTCCTCGCGGGCGTAGCCGCCCTCCTCTTCGAGCCACGCCAGCGCCTCCTCGCTCTCGACGACCTCGCGCCCGAACGCCGCGGCCACGCCGTCGACGGTCACGTCGTCGTGAGTCGGACCGAGGCCGCCGGTGACGATCACGGCGTCGTAGTCGGCGTGGTACTCGTTGACGACCCGAGCGATGTCGGCGATCCGGTCGGGGACGACGGTGACCCGCTCGACGGTGACGCCGCGCTCGGCCAACTGGTCGCCCAGCCAGGCGGCGTTGGTGTTGACCGTCTCGCCGGCGAGCAGTTCGTCCCCGACCGTGACCACCGCGACACGCATAGCGCGGGCTACGGGGGCGGAACTGAAATACTGTCGGTCCGGAGTGGGTTCGAGCGCGCCCCCGCTACCGCATCCCCGGCGGCGGGCCGTCGTCGCCGAAGTCGTCGTCATAGTCCTCCTCCTCCAGGTCGACGCCGGCCTCCTTCCGACGCCGTTTGACCGCCTGGAGCTGTCGGTAGTAGTACAGCGTCCCGACGGTGCCGACGACGACGGCGACGGCGGCCAGCCCGCCGAAGATGAGCAGGTCCCGTTCGAGGTAGTACCGGACCTGGAGGCCGCGGCTGTCGATCCCCTCCGGCCAGCGGACGGTCATCCGGTCGGTCGCCTCGTCGACGTCGGTCTCGTACCCGCCGGGACTGACCTGCGAGAGCAGCGGGATGCCGACCCGGGCCCCGGGCGGCAGCGTCACGGCGTAGGTCGCGCCGTCGAGGTGGGTCGGCGTCGCGAACGTCTTGCCGTTGCGCGGCGCGCTGTAGGCGATCTGCCCGGAGACGTTGCCGTCGCCGGGGAGCCGGATCGTCGTCCGCTGGCGCGTCCGGTTGGCACCCAGCGAGGAGTTGCTCGGGCCGACGACGGTGCCGTTCTCGAAGCGGAACCGGAGCGCGCTGATCGGGACGGACCGCTCCCGGCCGAGGCCGTCACGGTCGTACACCTCGAGTGTCGCGTTGCTGTCGACTGCGTAGATCGCCTGGTACGACGAGCGGTTGACGAGGACGGTCACGTCCGCGTCGGTGTCCCAGTCGTACGTGGCCGACTGATTGAGCTGCTCCTGGTCGACGGGATCGGGGCCGGTGATGGCGCTGCAGCCCCCGAGCGCGACGAGAGCGAGGACGGCGACGAGAGCGAGGTGGCGGCGGTGCATACTAGGGAACGACGGCGAGCAGTTCCGCGGGCATGTACTGACCGATGTCGGACAGCAGGCCCGGCGCGTCGGTGTCGGGGTTGCAGACGATGCTCTGTTCGAGGAGCCCCAGCCGCTCGACGGTGACGATGTCCTGGGCGTGGCCGGCGCGGTTGACCGTCGCGCGGGCCTCCGAGCGGGTGACGCTGTTGGCGTTCACGCGGCCGTTGCCGCGCGACCAGTCGTAGAGGCGGTCGACCTCCTCGTCGGCCAGGCGCGGGTCGTCGCCGGCGACGAACCGCAGCGGGAGGTGCTGGACCAGGCCGAACCGGGTCCGGATCTGCGCGGGCGTCCCCTGCCCGAGGTCCAGGTTCTCGGCGGGGACGCGGACCGTCTCGCCGTGGCCGACGTCGAGCTCGAACCCGTCGTCGTCCCAGTGTTCGAGCGTGCCGACGTACACCTCGCCGTCTTCGCGGTGGGGCGTGATCTCGCCGAACTCCTCCCGGAGGAGGTTCCGAGCCACCGTCGCGTCGGGGCCGTCGACGGTCACGCTGGGGAACTCGTCGTCGCGGACGCCGACGTCGAAGGTGACGTCGAGGTCGCCGAGTCGGTCGGTGACCAGGCCGCGGAGGCCGTCGAGTGTTCGCTCCCGGGCGTCGCCCGAGACGTACACTTTGGATGCGAGGACGACCATCAGGCCTCGGCGTCCACGTCGACGTTCAGTTCGTCGCGCAGCGCCTCGATGCGGTCCTCCATCGCGGTGACGAGGCGGGTGTTCTCCATCGCTTCGACCTGGTTGCCACACTCGGGGCACTCGAAACCGTACTCCATCGCCTCGCCGAACTCGAAGCGGATGCCACAGTGCTCACAGAGGTAGAACTCGTGGTTGCGCTCGTACTCGCGGCGCTCTTCGAGGCCGTCGAGCAGGCGCTGCATCTCGCCTTCGAGCTGCTCGGGGATCTCGTCGTACTCGAAGGTCCAGAGGTAGGTGAGCCAGCCCGAGTCCTCGTCCCGCAACCGGCGGTAGGAGGCCAGGTCGTTCTCGTAGAGGATAAAGAGCGCACGGCGGACGTCGTTGAGTTCCAGGCCCAACTCCTCGGCGAGTTCCTCGTCGGTCACTTCGCCGTCCGGCGGCGCGGCGGCGACCGGCATCCCCTTCGGTCCGACCAGCTCGTGGAGGTACTTCTGTATCACGGGGTCCTCCAGGAGTTCCTCGAAAGCCATTAGCGGGCACTCGGGGGGTGACGCGGTTAAAACCATCGGGTCGTTCGCTGACGCTCACGACCCGTGGATCGCAGACGCGGGGCGTTCGCTCACCCCCGGCTCACTCGCCGACGTCCTCGTCGTCCGGATCGACGACGCGCTTGCCGGTCTCCATCGGGACCACGACGCGGTCGGGGTCCTCCCACTCCCGGTCGAGCTCTCGGCCCTCGAACAGGCGGTCCAGCGTGACCGCCAGCGAGGCCACCTCGGAGTGGGGCTGGTTCGTGACGCCGACGTTGTAGTCGGCCCGCTCGTACACCTCGAAGGGCACCTTCTCCGCGCCGACGACGAGCAGGAGCGGCCCCGCCTCGTGGGCCGCTCGCAGGTCGTCCTCCACGTCCTGGATCGGCTCGCCGTACATCGTCAGGTGGGCGACGGTGCCCTCGAAGTTCCGGATGAACCCCTTCGGTTCGTCGGTGGTCTCGACGGCGAAGGGGCCGCCGAACCGCTCGGTGATGTCGACGATGGTGTCGGTCCGGTCCCGTGCCGACCCGGCCATCACGACGCGGTCG from Haloarcula litorea encodes:
- a CDS encoding DUF2110 family protein, producing MVVLASKVYVSGDARERTLDGLRGLVTDRLGDLDVTFDVGVRDDEFPSVTVDGPDATVARNLLREEFGEITPHREDGEVYVGTLEHWDDDGFELDVGHGETVRVPAENLDLGQGTPAQIRTRFGLVQHLPLRFVAGDDPRLADEEVDRLYDWSRGNGRVNANSVTRSEARATVNRAGHAQDIVTVERLGLLEQSIVCNPDTDAPGLLSDIGQYMPAELLAVVP
- the tfe gene encoding transcription factor E, coding for MAFEELLEDPVIQKYLHELVGPKGMPVAAAPPDGEVTDEELAEELGLELNDVRRALFILYENDLASYRRLRDEDSGWLTYLWTFEYDEIPEQLEGEMQRLLDGLEERREYERNHEFYLCEHCGIRFEFGEAMEYGFECPECGNQVEAMENTRLVTAMEDRIEALRDELNVDVDAEA
- a CDS encoding competence/damage-inducible protein A, whose amino-acid sequence is MRVAVVTVGDELLAGETVNTNAAWLGDQLAERGVTVERVTVVPDRIADIARVVNEYHADYDAVIVTGGLGPTHDDVTVDGVAAAFGREVVESEEALAWLEEEGGYAREDLTDGTGDVPEGSRVLPNHEGVAPGCVVENCYVLPGVPAEMKRMFAAVAEEFSGEQTHVVTVDADEPESALLDRLADVQERFPVKVGSYPGDHVTVRFESPDETVAEDAAAWLRERVEQPDEE
- a CDS encoding phosphate signaling complex PhoU family protein translates to METRKVQRLGPSTLAMTLPAEWASEHDVEKGDEVSLRMGSKGTLTVMPESVQTEESEAIIHAEDLSADAVERAIVAQYVLGRRIIHVEAPEGGTLESDHINAVYNAETQLMGLGVIEETPDTITIRCSVDPEDFTLDNLLERLESTGSTMRNEAVKALAHGNPDLAQRALNRERQANKIFVLLLRLIFTAYQNPNLARAVGLQDGFPLIGYRSIAKNLELTADNAEDIAEIALEATDHSLDVDSSTMRRIRDFTDEVNEITALAVQAAVDRDYDTAITVKERYDDIGDKEHDILDDLPEMDNQSLLEVREVLVSLQQTAEYAVRNAEIATNLALDEESEHTTIQ
- a CDS encoding tRNA (cytidine(56)-2'-O)-methyltransferase → MRDGEAVVVLRLGHRPGRDERMTTHVGLTARALGADRVVMAGSARDRTDTIVDITERFGGPFAVETTDEPKGFIRNFEGTVAHLTMYGEPIQDVEDDLRAAHEAGPLLLVVGAEKVPFEVYERADYNVGVTNQPHSEVASLAVTLDRLFEGRELDREWEDPDRVVVPMETGKRVVDPDDEDVGE
- a CDS encoding DUF5803 family protein, with translation MHRRHLALVAVLALVALGGCSAITGPDPVDQEQLNQSATYDWDTDADVTVLVNRSSYQAIYAVDSNATLEVYDRDGLGRERSVPISALRFRFENGTVVGPSNSSLGANRTRQRTTIRLPGDGNVSGQIAYSAPRNGKTFATPTHLDGATYAVTLPPGARVGIPLLSQVSPGGYETDVDEATDRMTVRWPEGIDSRGLQVRYYLERDLLIFGGLAAVAVVVGTVGTLYYYRQLQAVKRRRKEAGVDLEEEDYDDDFGDDGPPPGMR
- a CDS encoding NAD-dependent succinate-semialdehyde dehydrogenase; the protein is MDATNPATGEQIESYEEHSASDVDDALDGAADAFEDWRDRPLRERTGLLADAAEVLRENRDDYAETMTREMGKPISQARDEVEKCAWACDHYAEHASEYLAPEGHPSPPEAEVRTVYEPLGPVLAVMPWNFPFWQVFRFAAPYLTAGNVGLLKHASNVPECAIAIEEVFEEAGYPDDVFQSLLVGSDLVDGILEDDRVRAATLTGSGPAGRSVASTAGEQLKKTVLELGGSDPFVVLDDADVAAAAETGAWARNLNSGQSCIAAKRFVVHTDVYDEFLDRFVEEVESLTVGDPMDEDTDVGPQAREGLLEDLHEQVSESVDAGAEVLTGGEPMDREGAFYPPTVLVDVPEGCPADSEEVFGPAAAVYEVDDEAAAIEKANDTEFGLGASVWTEDRDRGERVARRIDAGCTYVNQLVKSDPRVPFGGVKDSGYGRELSGAGIREFVNRKTVWVE
- a CDS encoding ATP-NAD kinase family protein; translated protein: MRRIGVVVNPIAGMGGRVGLKGTDGKVAEARERGAEPRAPDRAGEALRAVADSGEDVSIVTYGDPMGESVARDAGFDPEVVGAPGDRDATTSADTREAVRAFVDRGVDVVLFVGGDGTAADVAETLDDLDAETPMLGVPAGVKVYSSVFGVSPRAAGRIVATFSETEPAEVNDVDEDAFRGGEVVTELRAVATVPVADQRQSAKQLGGGTVETLAEGVAESVREGVTYVLGPGSTVGAVKERLGFDGTALGVDVWRDGEPLVRDAGESEILDALGEENVVVVSPIGGQGFVFGRGNQQISPAVIRRSTVEVVASRSKLDDVGTLRVDTGDPDLDAELAGWTKVRVGRYERRLVEVVA